From a single Gimesia fumaroli genomic region:
- a CDS encoding glutamate mutase L, which translates to MNSTAEKKLDPDQINVILATDCGSTTTKAILIEKKNGEYRQTFRGEAPTTVEEPAADVTVGVVNAVTEVGELAGRKLIDENGEIIRPAQGDTGCDIYISTSSAGGGLQMMVAGVVREMSAASAKRAALGAGAIVMDTICSNDKRLPHEQIQRIRELRPDMILLAGGTDGGTQKHVVELAELIAPAKPQPRFGGTYKMPIIYAGNQEAKELVEEAFDEDVKLTTVANVRPVLEQENLAPARDAIHDLFLEHVMAHAPGYNKLISWADAPIMPTPGAVGNILQTIAERQGINALGVDIGGATTDVFSVFDGTFNRTVSANLGMSYSISNVCASATLPMILRWVHLEMDPRELQNRIKNKMIRPTTIPQTKEGLVFEQAVAREALRLAYIQHKEFATTLKGVQQQRTVGDTFSQNTSGQSIVDNMKLNLLVGSGGVLSHAPNMNQTAAMMVDAFEPEGMTVLAKDSIFMMPHLGVLAQVHSRAALQVFERDCLIYLGTCIAPRGFYRSGRTCFQYQISGNSLNETGEMVCGEMKLFPLGYDESATVIVEPRRGYDFGAGSGKRMEFEARGGTVGLILDARGRPLMVPADEQNHLAELTSWVEEMKLYPDTHLMAQR; encoded by the coding sequence ATGAACTCGACAGCAGAGAAAAAATTAGACCCTGATCAAATCAATGTCATCCTGGCCACGGACTGTGGAAGCACCACCACCAAAGCCATTTTGATTGAGAAAAAAAATGGCGAGTATCGGCAGACATTTCGAGGTGAAGCTCCCACTACTGTAGAAGAGCCAGCTGCAGACGTAACCGTCGGTGTTGTGAATGCCGTAACCGAAGTGGGAGAATTAGCGGGTCGTAAACTGATCGATGAAAATGGGGAAATCATTCGCCCTGCACAGGGTGATACCGGCTGTGATATTTATATTTCGACTTCCAGTGCCGGTGGAGGGTTGCAAATGATGGTCGCGGGAGTCGTACGCGAAATGTCTGCCGCCAGTGCCAAACGAGCTGCCTTGGGTGCCGGAGCAATTGTCATGGATACGATTTGCTCCAATGACAAACGTCTGCCTCACGAACAGATTCAACGCATTCGTGAATTGCGTCCCGATATGATTCTGCTGGCCGGTGGCACAGATGGGGGAACTCAAAAACATGTCGTCGAATTAGCAGAACTGATTGCTCCCGCCAAGCCGCAACCCCGCTTTGGTGGCACCTATAAAATGCCCATCATTTACGCCGGCAATCAGGAAGCGAAAGAACTGGTTGAAGAAGCCTTTGATGAAGATGTCAAACTGACCACCGTAGCGAATGTCCGTCCGGTACTGGAGCAGGAAAATTTGGCCCCTGCTCGTGATGCGATCCACGATCTGTTTCTGGAACATGTGATGGCACATGCCCCGGGTTATAACAAACTGATTTCCTGGGCCGATGCCCCAATCATGCCGACCCCCGGTGCCGTGGGAAATATTCTGCAAACGATCGCGGAGCGTCAAGGCATCAACGCTCTGGGAGTAGATATTGGTGGTGCGACGACAGATGTCTTCAGTGTATTCGACGGGACCTTTAACCGTACCGTGAGTGCCAATCTGGGAATGAGCTATTCCATCTCAAACGTCTGTGCTTCTGCAACGCTTCCCATGATTTTACGCTGGGTGCATCTGGAGATGGATCCACGAGAATTGCAGAACCGCATCAAAAACAAAATGATCCGCCCGACCACCATTCCCCAGACAAAGGAAGGTCTGGTATTCGAACAGGCGGTCGCTCGAGAGGCGTTGCGACTGGCCTATATTCAACACAAGGAATTCGCAACAACACTCAAAGGAGTCCAGCAGCAACGAACGGTTGGAGACACATTCAGTCAAAACACCAGCGGTCAATCGATTGTGGATAACATGAAACTGAATCTACTGGTTGGTTCAGGTGGTGTCCTTTCACACGCTCCAAACATGAATCAAACTGCAGCCATGATGGTCGATGCCTTTGAGCCAGAAGGAATGACGGTACTCGCCAAAGACAGTATATTCATGATGCCTCACCTGGGTGTACTGGCTCAGGTCCATTCCCGTGCAGCTTTACAGGTATTTGAGCGGGACTGCTTGATCTATCTGGGAACCTGCATCGCCCCGCGCGGCTTTTATCGATCGGGAAGAACCTGTTTTCAGTATCAAATTTCCGGAAACTCACTGAATGAAACCGGTGAGATGGTCTGCGGTGAGATGAAACTTTTTCCTCTGGGTTACGATGAGTCGGCAACAGTCATAGTAGAACCAAGACGCGGTTATGACTTTGGAGCCGGTTCAGGAAAACGAATGGAATTCGAAGCGCGGGGCGGCACAGTCGGTTTGATTCTTGATGCTCGAGGCAGACCGCTCATGGTCCCTGCTGACGAACAAAATCACTTGGCAGAATTGACGAGCTGGGTCGAGGAAATGAAGCTCTACCCCGACACTCATTTGATGGCACAACGATAA
- a CDS encoding DUF6754 domain-containing protein: MHFRKDVILRLMLPFLLLTAGLAGANAAEPPAPPTDFRAEDVPGDAGTGIDLFWTLSPDDEENTKPRKVLRYIISRKEANSNESLYENIGEPTYRVNTFRDSNCETDVPYLYRIEAVGQESQKSKPVVISEPVIASLQWFNLQRSWFAVFVFLICGSVIIFIEMARKGKKLKVRKIAGLEAITDAVGRATEMGRSCLFVPGIQDINDIQTVAGITVLAQVAETTADYRAHLEVPTSRSLVMTTARDTVEAAYLAAGRPDEYNEDDIYYITDEQFGYVASVTGKMVRDKPAACFYMGAFYAESLILAETGNSVGAIQVAGTAMPTQLPFFVAACDFTLIGEEFFAASAYLSREPQQLGSLKGQDFGKLIGGLLLIAGCLIMTLSAIESRGVAPDEERKTFLQSAQAYIKENILGKGGFK, encoded by the coding sequence ATGCATTTCAGAAAAGATGTTATTCTCAGACTCATGCTTCCGTTCCTGCTCTTAACAGCAGGTCTGGCGGGAGCGAACGCCGCAGAGCCACCGGCTCCGCCGACGGATTTCAGAGCGGAAGATGTTCCCGGCGACGCAGGAACAGGCATCGATCTCTTCTGGACCCTATCGCCAGATGACGAGGAAAACACAAAACCACGCAAGGTTTTACGTTATATCATCTCCCGCAAAGAGGCTAACAGCAACGAGTCCCTGTACGAGAACATTGGCGAACCGACTTACCGAGTGAATACATTCCGTGATTCCAACTGTGAGACCGACGTGCCTTATCTGTATCGTATTGAAGCAGTTGGGCAGGAAAGTCAGAAATCAAAACCGGTTGTCATCAGCGAACCGGTGATTGCCTCGCTGCAGTGGTTTAACCTGCAGCGCAGCTGGTTCGCAGTTTTTGTGTTTCTGATCTGTGGTTCGGTGATCATATTCATCGAAATGGCGCGCAAAGGAAAAAAACTCAAGGTACGCAAAATCGCCGGCCTGGAAGCAATCACAGATGCCGTTGGACGTGCGACCGAAATGGGGCGATCCTGTCTGTTCGTACCTGGCATTCAGGATATCAATGACATTCAGACCGTTGCGGGAATCACGGTACTGGCCCAGGTTGCAGAAACAACGGCCGACTATCGTGCCCATCTTGAAGTGCCGACATCTCGATCTCTAGTCATGACAACAGCCCGGGATACGGTTGAAGCCGCCTACCTCGCCGCAGGTCGCCCTGACGAATACAACGAAGACGACATTTATTATATCACTGACGAACAATTCGGGTACGTCGCCAGTGTGACGGGGAAAATGGTCCGCGACAAACCGGCCGCCTGTTTCTACATGGGTGCATTTTATGCAGAGTCTTTGATTCTGGCAGAAACCGGTAACTCAGTCGGCGCGATTCAGGTTGCAGGGACCGCAATGCCCACACAGCTCCCTTTCTTTGTAGCGGCCTGCGATTTCACCCTGATTGGAGAAGAGTTTTTTGCTGCATCCGCTTACCTTTCAAGAGAACCACAACAGTTAGGCAGCCTGAAAGGACAGGACTTCGGTAAATTAATCGGAGGACTGTTGCTGATTGCCGGCTGCCTGATCATGACGCTCTCTGCTATTGAATCGCGGGGTGTCGCACCAGACGAAGAACGCAAGACCTTTCTGCAGTCTGCTCAGGCCTATATTAAAGAGAATATCCTCGGTAAAGGAGGTTTTAAATAA
- a CDS encoding MFS transporter produces the protein MNSQPACADAEPKKDHEEISTTHKYFPGWTMLGIAAMAQFLSAPGQSFSVAVFKDPMRAGLGLTETQYSLAYGFATIVSACLLPFVGRLLDRWGARIILPVTATGLALACFFMSRIHTLPELYIGFSLVRSLGQGALTLISVWMVGEWFEKKRGRATALAGFGSAFSVMTVPLLNSWLINHYGWKTGWIFHAVTVAVCLIVPGILIVRNRPEDLGLHPDGIDPALEPEPEPETPGKKPRRPLITATIESWTVREVLRDPTFWKLLSVITTHALVGTGLVFHQISLLGSHGVPEHWAIRMMSFQAICATVLMFPAGWVTDRLPSRYILCFSMLCLSVANLIVLTMPAVWMVVGYSFLLGMTGSIFRSTATVVWINYYGRMNQGAVRGVAWSMMILASALGPLPVAMSIDYFGSYNPVLCLFTAMPLVAAFAVWSAHPPRLFKEQEETESEPAV, from the coding sequence ATGAATTCGCAGCCTGCCTGTGCTGACGCGGAACCAAAAAAAGATCACGAGGAAATCTCCACCACCCACAAATACTTTCCCGGCTGGACGATGCTGGGAATTGCTGCCATGGCGCAATTTCTGTCGGCTCCCGGCCAGTCATTTTCAGTGGCCGTGTTCAAAGACCCGATGCGGGCTGGCCTGGGACTAACGGAAACGCAATACTCCTTAGCTTATGGCTTTGCCACCATTGTCAGTGCCTGCCTGTTGCCTTTTGTCGGTCGGTTGCTGGATCGCTGGGGCGCCCGAATTATTCTCCCGGTTACAGCCACAGGACTGGCTTTGGCCTGTTTTTTCATGTCCCGCATCCACACGCTCCCAGAGCTCTATATCGGCTTCAGCCTGGTGCGCAGTCTGGGACAGGGCGCCCTCACATTAATCTCAGTCTGGATGGTAGGAGAGTGGTTTGAAAAGAAACGAGGACGTGCGACAGCCCTGGCTGGTTTTGGTAGTGCCTTTTCGGTCATGACCGTACCGTTACTCAATAGTTGGTTGATCAATCACTATGGTTGGAAAACCGGCTGGATCTTTCATGCCGTCACCGTTGCTGTCTGTTTGATTGTGCCTGGAATATTGATTGTCAGAAACCGCCCGGAAGACCTGGGGCTGCATCCCGATGGGATTGATCCTGCACTCGAACCTGAACCAGAACCTGAAACTCCTGGCAAAAAACCGAGGCGACCGCTGATTACCGCCACAATTGAATCCTGGACAGTGCGAGAAGTACTACGTGATCCTACATTCTGGAAACTGCTATCCGTGATCACAACACATGCCCTGGTAGGCACCGGTCTGGTCTTTCACCAGATTTCATTACTCGGCAGCCATGGCGTTCCCGAACACTGGGCTATCCGAATGATGTCGTTCCAGGCGATTTGTGCAACGGTCTTGATGTTTCCAGCAGGCTGGGTCACGGACCGACTTCCCAGCCGCTATATCCTCTGCTTCTCTATGCTCTGTTTATCCGTTGCGAATCTGATCGTCCTGACGATGCCCGCCGTCTGGATGGTAGTCGGTTATTCATTTTTACTGGGGATGACCGGAAGTATTTTTCGCAGCACGGCGACAGTCGTCTGGATCAATTATTACGGACGCATGAATCAGGGTGCGGTCCGCGGCGTTGCCTGGTCGATGATGATCCTGGCATCCGCACTCGGCCCTTTGCCGGTCGCGATGTCGATCGATTATTTTGGTTCGTACAACCCGGTCTTGTGTTTATTCACAGCCATGCCTCTCGTAGCGGCATTTGCTGTCTGGTCAGCGCATCCCCCTCGATTGTTTAAAGAACAAGAAGAGACTGAATCAGAACCAGCCGTCTAA